A genomic region of Desulfosarcina ovata subsp. ovata contains the following coding sequences:
- a CDS encoding TonB-dependent receptor — protein sequence MKTGTNVKLFLSVVMASCILWSNVWAGSGAPEEETTVLETLIVTGSGQKTKLLDTNASIHVINRKDIENSGLGNTAELISSIPGVVNQKSSSQTYFSIRGTRSGMSGGPQIYVDGRPINVGVYGYSKIDSIPLDSIEKIEVIKSPSTAKYGPNAGRGVILITTRKGTQSGKSLSGHVSAEYGSWNTRKGDAAISVKQEQFDYDLSAFAEKSDGYRNDDRDIKNIDGRVGWQFDGGRIDWITGYNESFNKYPIGLAEWQVERDPTVVSANTKEDGSGYEMLPNESDEDLFNTILTLDYDKNDLLINSSVGFSRDHQDLSYNKYLNDSTKLDDNYEDDRVENLYDFKASVGKVFSGQSVSNTLTFGLDYRYSDFEQDRVYPYDTEGNNDDSEAAADIDAEKKMFGANFNHELSWNIFKLQSGLRYNYVSYDLTNRVPQSISVDYDSDIDWSISPSVNILDNANLFITWNHSKYYLPMGYYSSNMSYDNAYTRPEDLDPETYDTIEAGWKHQMSKAFNYSLILYYTVVDDKIVSYYEGTSFQGRRNAGTSIHKGVEVEIDGRPRQWIGYRLSFTTIDAEWDEGTAKAYATPDASSTSVSDLSGKTVNYVPEYEYTAGLDFYPFKDTKYGSLTIALDLRGFGKQYEDYNNNLEMSAADFLDAKITWDYKGFQCYLSGTNLFDKEWNRMVNATGKAHSRLTTGSGFYPQDGRYVGIGVAYKF from the coding sequence ATGAAAACCGGAACAAACGTCAAGTTATTTTTAAGTGTGGTGATGGCAAGCTGTATACTCTGGTCAAATGTATGGGCGGGTTCTGGGGCGCCTGAGGAGGAAACCACGGTTCTTGAAACCCTCATCGTAACCGGTTCCGGGCAGAAAACAAAACTGCTTGATACCAATGCGTCGATCCATGTGATCAACAGAAAGGATATCGAGAATTCAGGGTTGGGCAACACCGCCGAATTGATTTCATCCATTCCCGGGGTCGTTAACCAGAAATCAAGCTCCCAGACCTATTTCAGTATCCGCGGAACCAGATCAGGAATGTCAGGAGGGCCCCAGATCTATGTGGACGGGCGTCCCATCAATGTGGGGGTATACGGCTACAGCAAGATAGACAGTATTCCTCTGGATAGCATTGAAAAGATAGAGGTGATCAAATCTCCGTCCACGGCAAAATACGGGCCCAATGCAGGCAGGGGGGTGATCCTGATCACCACCAGAAAAGGAACCCAATCTGGAAAATCGCTTAGCGGCCATGTTTCGGCTGAATACGGATCATGGAATACCAGAAAGGGAGATGCCGCTATTTCGGTAAAACAGGAGCAATTTGATTATGACCTGTCAGCCTTTGCCGAAAAATCTGACGGTTACCGAAACGATGACCGGGACATCAAAAATATTGATGGCCGGGTGGGATGGCAGTTTGACGGCGGCCGGATTGACTGGATCACCGGGTATAACGAGTCGTTCAACAAATACCCCATCGGGCTTGCCGAATGGCAGGTGGAAAGGGACCCCACCGTGGTCTCCGCCAATACCAAGGAGGACGGCAGCGGCTATGAAATGCTGCCCAATGAATCTGATGAGGATCTTTTCAACACCATTTTGACGCTTGACTATGACAAGAACGATCTGCTGATCAACTCCTCTGTTGGTTTCAGCCGGGATCATCAGGATCTTAGCTACAACAAATATCTGAACGATTCAACAAAACTTGACGACAACTACGAAGACGATCGGGTTGAAAACCTTTATGATTTCAAGGCCAGCGTGGGAAAGGTGTTCAGCGGGCAAAGCGTGTCAAATACGTTGACCTTTGGTCTGGATTACCGGTACAGCGATTTTGAGCAGGACCGAGTTTATCCCTATGATACAGAAGGAAACAATGATGATTCAGAGGCGGCTGCGGATATAGACGCTGAGAAAAAGATGTTCGGAGCCAACTTTAACCATGAATTGAGCTGGAATATTTTCAAGCTTCAGTCAGGCCTGCGTTACAATTACGTTTCCTACGACCTGACCAACCGGGTGCCCCAATCCATCAGTGTGGACTATGACAGCGATATTGACTGGAGTATCTCCCCCTCGGTGAACATTCTTGACAATGCCAACCTTTTTATCACTTGGAACCATTCCAAATACTATCTGCCCATGGGATATTACAGTTCTAATATGTCTTACGACAATGCGTATACCCGGCCAGAGGACTTGGACCCGGAAACCTACGATACCATTGAGGCCGGCTGGAAGCACCAGATGTCCAAGGCTTTCAACTACAGCCTGATCCTGTACTACACCGTTGTAGACGATAAAATCGTATCTTACTATGAAGGCACCTCTTTTCAGGGCCGTCGCAATGCCGGCACCAGTATCCACAAAGGTGTTGAAGTTGAGATCGATGGGCGTCCAAGACAATGGATTGGTTACAGGCTCAGTTTTACCACAATCGATGCCGAATGGGACGAAGGCACGGCCAAGGCCTATGCAACGCCGGATGCCTCCAGCACATCGGTGAGCGATCTTTCCGGTAAAACCGTGAATTATGTGCCTGAGTACGAATATACCGCCGGCCTGGATTTTTATCCTTTTAAAGATACCAAGTATGGATCTTTGACCATCGCCTTGGATCTTCGAGGCTTTGGCAAGCAGTATGAAGACTATAACAACAATCTTGAAATGTCTGCCGCTGATTTTCTGGATGCCAAGATCACCTGGGATTATAAAGGATTTCAATGCTATCTGAGTGGTACCAATCTCTTTGACAAGGAATGGAATCGGATGGTGAATGCGACTGGCAAGGCCCATTCACGTCTTACCACGGGTTCGGGTTTCTATCCCCAGGACGGCCGATATGTCGGTATCGGCGTAGCCTATAAGTTCTAA
- the cobO gene encoding cob(I)yrinic acid a,c-diamide adenosyltransferase → MKKGLLIVNTGDGKGKTTAALGLSMRAAGHGLKVCFIQFIKGSWKYGELEAVKKFADTIDFHVMGKGFTWKSDDLEKDRAAARDAWKFAQAAMTGGQYQMVVLDEFTYLLMYGMIDLPSVLETLTNRPEGLHVVVTGRAAPPELIEIADLVTEMQPVKHPLQAGIKAQKGIEF, encoded by the coding sequence ATGAAAAAAGGACTACTCATCGTCAATACAGGCGATGGCAAGGGAAAAACCACGGCAGCCTTGGGACTATCCATGCGGGCCGCCGGGCATGGACTCAAGGTCTGTTTTATCCAGTTCATCAAGGGGAGTTGGAAATACGGCGAGTTGGAGGCCGTGAAGAAATTCGCGGATACCATCGATTTCCATGTCATGGGCAAGGGGTTCACCTGGAAGTCGGACGATCTGGAAAAAGACCGGGCTGCGGCCCGTGATGCCTGGAAATTCGCCCAGGCGGCCATGACCGGCGGCCAGTATCAAATGGTGGTGCTTGACGAGTTTACCTATCTGCTGATGTATGGCATGATTGATTTGCCGTCGGTTCTGGAAACATTGACGAACCGGCCTGAGGGGTTGCACGTGGTCGTGACCGGCCGGGCGGCACCGCCGGAACTCATCGAGATCGCCGACCTGGTGACCGAGATGCAGCCGGTCAAGCATCCGTTGCAAGCTGGCATAAAAGCGCAAAAAGGCATTGAATTCTAA
- a CDS encoding cobaltochelatase subunit CobN, translating to MVEKGYSEEDAERLKKLRVFSNEPGSYGNTIEDLVPASGTWENDDEIADVFINFVSFGYGQGIWGKPLKSAYKKNLEGVDITMHSRSSNIFKSLDTDGVFSELGGLALAVKRVKGSYPDVVLSNQADPDNAFVEDIETAIGKELRSRYLNPKWIEGMKKENYAGAREMNRFTEHLWGWKVVTPFAVDGTEWQQIYEVYIQDKYGMQLKEFFDKNNPWARESLAARMLEADRKG from the coding sequence CTGGTAGAAAAGGGCTATTCCGAAGAAGATGCGGAACGGCTAAAAAAACTACGGGTTTTTTCCAACGAGCCCGGCTCTTACGGCAACACCATTGAAGACCTGGTGCCGGCCTCGGGCACCTGGGAAAATGATGATGAAATCGCCGATGTCTTTATTAATTTCGTCTCCTTTGGCTATGGCCAAGGCATCTGGGGGAAACCCTTGAAATCCGCATACAAGAAGAATCTGGAAGGGGTGGACATCACCATGCACAGCCGCTCCTCCAATATTTTTAAAAGCCTGGATACGGACGGGGTCTTTTCCGAACTCGGCGGCCTGGCTTTGGCGGTAAAACGGGTCAAGGGCAGCTATCCGGACGTGGTGCTTTCCAATCAGGCAGATCCGGACAATGCCTTTGTGGAGGACATTGAGACCGCCATCGGCAAGGAGCTTCGGTCCCGATATCTCAATCCCAAGTGGATCGAGGGCATGAAAAAGGAGAACTATGCCGGTGCCCGGGAGATGAACCGGTTTACCGAACATCTCTGGGGCTGGAAGGTGGTGACCCCCTTTGCCGTGGACGGCACCGAGTGGCAGCAGATCTATGAGGTCTATATCCAGGACAAATACGGCATGCAGCTCAAGGAATTCTTTGACAAAAACAATCCCTGGGCCCGGGAATCCCTGGCCGCACGCATGCTGGAAGCAGACCGCAAAGGCTAA
- a CDS encoding cobaltochelatase subunit CobN, with the protein MKKYYFRAFVLVCLLVITSVFIGWTDASAGQNKEIITFLGGSTYSWKISRALEQVRQNPETNAVEVRYYTEEDLAAGAIDLAVIKNSKILLVDDMFRTLREFAIKEADFSSTKIFGLSTVPNDPDKIISDPKVKAYNHPLTRKNLSNLLYFLMHRELGVSIAYAPPQVVPGQGIFHPQSEKVFSDFDEYLKWYKTSGLYHPKGYWIGIPEMNTYVYPGETGAVVEKLVTKLESDGMNVLPIYSYPASKSVNTYFFDPATTRPRVDLVASMAFKFSPHDAQFAKELFSRLNVPVLNPLRVHFLTVPEWRDDPQGLGPMEVSYAMANPEMYGLIEPSAIGGKVVQKDALTGKNLYTYDAIDENLDFFITRVQAWLNLKTKANKDKKVVIMFWNHTPGKQNVGGTYLNVFRTSTPTSWMTLAKGSRPNAGGGL; encoded by the coding sequence ATGAAAAAATATTATTTTAGGGCGTTTGTCCTGGTTTGTCTGTTGGTCATAACATCCGTGTTCATCGGATGGACAGACGCGTCTGCCGGTCAGAACAAGGAAATCATTACCTTTCTGGGAGGTTCCACCTATTCCTGGAAAATAAGCCGTGCCCTGGAACAGGTCCGGCAGAATCCTGAAACCAACGCCGTGGAGGTCCGGTATTACACGGAAGAGGATCTGGCCGCAGGCGCCATTGATCTGGCAGTTATCAAAAATTCAAAAATACTTCTTGTGGATGATATGTTCAGAACCCTGCGGGAGTTTGCCATCAAGGAGGCTGATTTTTCCAGCACCAAAATCTTCGGGCTCTCCACGGTTCCCAACGATCCGGATAAAATTATTTCCGATCCAAAGGTCAAAGCATACAACCATCCGTTGACCCGAAAAAATTTAAGCAACCTGCTCTACTTTCTCATGCACCGGGAACTGGGTGTATCCATTGCATACGCCCCGCCCCAGGTCGTACCCGGCCAGGGGATCTTCCATCCCCAAAGTGAAAAAGTTTTTTCCGATTTTGACGAGTACCTCAAGTGGTATAAGACCTCCGGCCTATATCATCCTAAGGGATACTGGATCGGTATTCCCGAGATGAACACCTACGTCTACCCCGGAGAGACCGGGGCAGTGGTGGAAAAACTTGTCACCAAACTGGAATCCGACGGAATGAATGTGCTGCCGATCTACTCCTACCCCGCTTCCAAGTCGGTGAATACCTATTTCTTTGATCCCGCAACCACGCGCCCCCGGGTGGATCTGGTGGCCTCCATGGCGTTTAAATTCTCGCCCCATGATGCACAATTTGCAAAAGAACTCTTTTCCCGGCTCAATGTCCCGGTACTTAACCCGTTACGGGTCCACTTTCTGACGGTACCCGAATGGCGGGATGATCCCCAGGGCTTAGGTCCCATGGAGGTGAGTTATGCCATGGCCAATCCGGAGATGTATGGGCTGATTGAGCCCTCTGCCATCGGAGGCAAGGTGGTCCAAAAGGATGCGCTGACCGGAAAAAACCTCTACACCTATGATGCCATTGACGAAAATTTAGATTTTTTCATCACCCGGGTCCAGGCCTGGCTCAACCTGAAGACCAAGGCCAATAAAGATAAAAAAGTAGTGATCATGTTCTGGAACCACACCCCCGGCAAACAAAATGTCGGGGGCACCTACCTCAATGTATTCAGAACCTCTACCCCTACGTCATGGATGACATTGGCGAAGGGGTCCAGGCCAAACGCCGGGGGAGGGCTGTGA
- a CDS encoding efflux RND transporter periplasmic adaptor subunit, whose translation MKKKLRWVLMACVIVLMTVLWIWQPWKAAPKKTRNGPATARVSLENVVHTILATGKVMPQVGAEVNVGARISGRLDKLYVNVGDTVGKGQIIAEIEKEDLEATTAEKEAEVALVEARLEALKREGPQEIAQKEAELAERKAKLEFVRCKLSRDDQLLKKALISNEDWEETSSDFKAARAQYEVAQRKLQLANTNFDEGLKQLAAELRRTQASLKNALVKLSYAAIHAPLSGVVGSVSTREGETVAAGLSAPTFVTIVDLKRLQLDAYVDEVDIGRVKVGQKGFFSVDAFPGKEFHGRVTAIYPQAVIQNDVVTYDCIISIDTPYDGLLRPQMTATVTIMVANKENVLVLPVGAVKHRAGQNVVWRRKGDRIEDVSVTTGWQDDTRVEILSGLSEGEVVLLSPPTDIK comes from the coding sequence ATGAAAAAGAAGCTTCGCTGGGTTTTGATGGCATGCGTCATCGTATTGATGACGGTTTTATGGATTTGGCAACCCTGGAAGGCCGCGCCCAAGAAGACACGCAATGGGCCGGCCACCGCAAGGGTCTCCCTGGAAAATGTGGTTCACACGATTCTGGCCACGGGCAAAGTCATGCCCCAGGTCGGGGCAGAGGTCAATGTGGGGGCCCGGATATCGGGGAGATTGGATAAGCTTTATGTGAACGTAGGCGATACCGTGGGCAAAGGGCAGATCATTGCCGAGATCGAAAAAGAGGATTTGGAGGCGACAACGGCCGAAAAAGAGGCCGAGGTCGCTCTCGTTGAGGCCAGACTGGAGGCGCTCAAGCGGGAAGGCCCGCAAGAAATTGCTCAGAAGGAAGCTGAACTGGCGGAACGCAAAGCGAAACTTGAATTCGTTCGCTGCAAATTGAGCCGCGATGACCAACTCCTTAAAAAAGCCCTCATCTCCAATGAAGACTGGGAGGAGACGTCCAGTGACTTTAAGGCGGCCCGTGCTCAATACGAGGTGGCCCAAAGGAAACTCCAACTGGCCAATACCAACTTTGATGAGGGGTTGAAGCAGTTGGCTGCAGAATTGCGCCGCACGCAGGCATCGCTTAAAAACGCCCTGGTGAAGTTATCCTACGCTGCTATCCACGCCCCTTTGAGCGGTGTGGTGGGCTCTGTTTCAACCCGTGAGGGCGAAACCGTCGCTGCGGGGCTCAGTGCCCCCACCTTTGTCACCATTGTGGATTTGAAGCGTCTTCAACTGGATGCCTATGTGGACGAGGTGGACATCGGGCGGGTCAAGGTGGGCCAAAAAGGTTTTTTCAGCGTTGACGCATTTCCGGGCAAGGAATTTCATGGTCGGGTGACCGCCATTTATCCGCAAGCGGTGATTCAAAACGATGTGGTTACCTATGATTGCATTATCAGCATCGACACGCCATACGACGGATTGCTTCGTCCCCAGATGACCGCCACCGTGACCATCATGGTGGCGAACAAGGAAAATGTTCTGGTCCTCCCCGTCGGTGCCGTTAAACACCGTGCCGGTCAAAACGTGGTTTGGCGGCGCAAGGGCGACCGGATAGAAGACGTCTCGGTAACTACCGGCTGGCAGGATGACACACGGGTGGAAATCCTGTCAGGGCTTTCGGAAGGGGAGGTGGTGCTTCTCTCACCCCCAACGGATATCAAGTAA
- a CDS encoding ABC transporter ATP-binding protein, whose product MIQLKDLKKSYGNHQALSGIDLHVPEGELFAYLGPNGAGKTTTIRILTGLTRLTAGTAALNGHDIREESMAAKRQCGLVPQHVNLDSELTVKENLDIHGRLFGMSGVQRKQRIEELLTYIEIHDRIDSLIKQLSGGLKRRVMIARALLHDPRILFLDEPTVGLDASIRRRIWSLIKKIQKQGTTIFLTTHYIEEAEFLADRVAFLDDGRIVAVDTPTALMDSVGHWAIDWVTEEGMQSAYFPSREAAQASAAAGNSGFTLRRVNLEDAFLSLTGKKVGTSTDETKAVHGGHGHGHNSHGGGGHGGHANKAEAGHGAH is encoded by the coding sequence ATGATACAACTAAAAGACTTAAAAAAATCATACGGCAATCACCAAGCCCTATCCGGCATCGATCTGCATGTGCCCGAAGGTGAGCTGTTCGCCTATCTGGGGCCCAACGGGGCGGGCAAAACCACCACGATCCGGATTCTTACCGGCCTGACCCGGCTGACCGCGGGAACGGCAGCACTCAACGGGCATGACATCAGGGAGGAATCCATGGCGGCCAAACGCCAGTGCGGCCTGGTGCCTCAACATGTCAACCTGGACAGCGAGCTGACCGTGAAGGAGAACCTGGACATCCACGGCCGTTTGTTCGGCATGTCCGGAGTGCAGCGCAAACAGCGGATTGAGGAACTGTTGACGTATATTGAAATTCACGATCGGATCGACAGCCTGATCAAACAGCTATCCGGCGGGTTGAAGCGCCGGGTCATGATCGCCCGGGCGCTGCTGCACGATCCGCGCATTTTATTCCTGGACGAGCCCACCGTGGGGCTGGACGCCAGCATCCGGCGGCGCATCTGGTCGCTGATCAAGAAGATTCAAAAACAGGGCACGACCATTTTCCTCACCACCCACTACATCGAGGAAGCCGAGTTTCTGGCCGACCGGGTGGCCTTTCTGGATGACGGCCGGATCGTGGCCGTGGATACGCCCACGGCATTGATGGACAGTGTGGGCCACTGGGCGATTGATTGGGTAACCGAGGAGGGTATGCAATCCGCCTACTTCCCCAGCCGGGAGGCGGCCCAGGCATCGGCGGCCGCCGGCAACAGCGGCTTCACCCTGCGGCGGGTCAACCTGGAGGATGCGTTTTTGTCCCTGACCGGAAAGAAGGTGGGAACCAGCACTGACGAGACAAAGGCGGTCCATGGTGGCCACGGGCATGGACATAACTCCCATGGTGGCGGCGGGCACGGTGGGCATGCGAATAAAGCCGAGGCCGGCCATGGCGCACATTAA
- a CDS encoding cobaltochelatase subunit CobN — MDDIGEGVQAKRRGRAVIIDYLIPPMKKAGSYAEYSELSDLISQYSQTMENNPQLAAKNGCASRRWWKNWGC, encoded by the coding sequence ATGGATGACATTGGCGAAGGGGTCCAGGCCAAACGCCGGGGGAGGGCTGTGATCATTGACTATCTGATCCCGCCCATGAAAAAGGCGGGGTCGTATGCCGAGTATTCGGAACTCTCCGATCTGATCTCCCAGTACAGCCAGACCATGGAAAATAATCCGCAGCTGGCTGCTAAAAACGGGTGCGCATCCAGGAGATGGTGGAAAAACTGGGGCTGCTGA
- a CDS encoding TonB-dependent receptor, with product MRRQIVYFARQMFFSVAVLAFLVLNSALATEPADANDGEESIEQIEEITVIGKKDSSSVKIEPRKVTIDLENYYSPTTSQNVGDYLKDFVIMDYQGQSDLVPGEDTLYMRGFSSRRFVTALNGSAIRNMGGYGVGMTDYALLPPFLIDSIDVLPGPHSAFYPGQAVGGVVNFKVRAPKQYETLKPDATLSTTYGRYNTQQHNLSFSGGVHNFTYDVGYQKYHTDGYLRNNKTDIDNFISRLGYLLLNSGYIALTVSHADVERETAVINDPNDQESNYDGGYPEVSTDTASYYSWQSPKKETTSTRFRLDFNLPTSLGTWMADAYFEDGDYENPSIVWVNSKDHSEGLRDAWHQVYWRLLGSQVSNEFQPISGHTATIGAGIEQLYNKEDSYNAATSFRLSSWDSYKKRHESLFAFVQDKWEILPQLSLTAGLRYEDNTHCSSNYVPKTGKYYIDGEGLWVEREYNQLVPKSFLTYKLDNLAESLRDTSVSVGISRIWRDPGPLWETQASGIPNIGWLDPEHGIGYDLVFSRRLAGDIQMQLNYSYAQIKDYIASNSKFTDDKYEYLINLEEVIRQGIELQFAGSLTDRIDFRIGWAWQEFENKGGEPAGETMLDDRAKNRVNAGLSWKLLDATTLIFDYKYQDDQVIEVAEEVDAGEYEFHQIALDSYHVVDFAVEQVLFNQWRNIKKCIFKIYVKNLFNEEYQDTKGYPATDRTIGAGLRFNF from the coding sequence ATGAGAAGACAGATTGTTTATTTTGCCCGGCAGATGTTTTTTAGTGTGGCTGTATTAGCATTCCTTGTTTTAAATTCTGCATTAGCCACAGAACCGGCAGACGCGAATGATGGTGAAGAATCGATAGAGCAAATAGAAGAGATTACTGTTATAGGTAAAAAAGACTCATCGTCTGTTAAGATAGAACCACGAAAAGTAACCATTGATTTGGAGAATTACTATAGTCCGACCACTTCGCAAAACGTGGGAGATTATTTAAAGGATTTTGTGATCATGGATTACCAGGGTCAAAGCGATCTGGTTCCAGGGGAAGATACATTGTACATGCGAGGCTTTTCCAGCCGACGCTTTGTAACTGCTCTCAACGGCTCAGCCATTCGCAATATGGGAGGATACGGAGTTGGAATGACTGATTATGCTCTTCTTCCACCGTTTTTGATCGATTCCATTGACGTTTTGCCCGGTCCTCATTCCGCGTTTTATCCAGGTCAGGCTGTCGGCGGTGTGGTGAATTTTAAAGTCCGGGCGCCAAAGCAATATGAAACCCTAAAACCGGATGCAACCCTATCGACAACTTACGGGAGGTATAATACGCAGCAACACAACCTGAGCTTCAGCGGCGGTGTTCATAATTTTACCTACGATGTAGGATATCAAAAATATCATACTGATGGATATCTGCGCAACAATAAGACTGATATTGATAACTTTATCAGCCGGCTGGGCTACCTTTTGCTAAACAGCGGATATATCGCCCTTACCGTATCACACGCAGATGTTGAGCGCGAAACCGCGGTAATCAACGACCCCAATGACCAGGAAAGCAATTATGACGGGGGGTATCCAGAAGTCTCCACGGACACCGCGAGTTATTATTCCTGGCAATCGCCGAAAAAAGAAACAACATCAACCCGTTTTCGATTGGATTTCAATCTGCCGACTTCGTTGGGGACATGGATGGCTGATGCGTATTTTGAAGATGGTGATTACGAAAACCCCAGTATAGTCTGGGTCAACAGTAAAGATCATTCCGAAGGTCTCAGAGATGCGTGGCATCAGGTCTATTGGAGACTTTTAGGGAGCCAGGTCAGCAATGAATTCCAGCCGATTTCCGGGCACACCGCCACAATTGGCGCGGGAATCGAACAGCTTTACAACAAAGAAGATTCTTACAATGCCGCAACATCTTTCAGATTGAGTTCCTGGGATTCCTATAAAAAAAGACATGAAAGTCTGTTTGCCTTTGTTCAGGATAAATGGGAGATCCTTCCGCAGCTGTCACTCACAGCAGGTTTGCGTTATGAGGACAATACCCATTGCTCAAGTAATTATGTTCCAAAGACAGGCAAGTATTATATTGACGGGGAGGGATTGTGGGTTGAAAGGGAATATAACCAATTGGTTCCCAAATCCTTTCTTACGTATAAGCTCGATAACCTGGCGGAGAGCCTCCGTGACACTTCCGTTTCAGTTGGTATCAGCCGTATCTGGCGGGACCCTGGCCCGCTGTGGGAAACACAGGCGTCTGGAATACCCAATATCGGCTGGCTCGATCCTGAGCACGGCATCGGTTATGATCTTGTTTTTTCCCGGCGCCTTGCAGGAGATATCCAGATGCAGTTGAATTATTCTTACGCTCAGATTAAGGACTATATTGCCAGCAACAGTAAATTTACGGATGACAAGTATGAATATTTGATCAATCTTGAGGAAGTAATCCGCCAGGGCATTGAACTTCAGTTTGCCGGCAGCCTTACCGACCGTATCGATTTTAGGATAGGCTGGGCTTGGCAGGAATTTGAAAATAAAGGGGGTGAACCTGCAGGAGAGACCATGCTGGATGATCGAGCCAAAAACCGTGTCAATGCTGGGTTAAGCTGGAAGTTGCTGGATGCCACAACTTTGATTTTCGATTATAAATACCAGGATGATCAGGTGATAGAAGTTGCCGAAGAGGTCGATGCGGGAGAATATGAATTCCATCAAATTGCATTGGATTCCTACCATGTGGTGGATTTTGCAGTAGAACAGGTCCTGTTTAATCAATGGCGAAACATTAAAAAGTGTATCTTTAAAATATACGTTAAAAACCTATTTAATGAAGAATATCAGGATACAAAGGGATATCCTGCAACGGACCGTACTATAGGAGCAGGCCTAAGGTTCAACTTTTAG
- a CDS encoding ABC transporter permease codes for MQGFIAVYLREVLILKRRFKRQIAGMAVSPLLYLIAFGYAMGGAVRVDGRSYLEFLIPGLIAMSSMTQSFGIATDINVARFYWYIFEEFQAAPIRNVAYVAGEVLAGMTRALLAIGVILILSLFFGVRLNYGPLLWVAVLLNSFVFASLAVALAMLVKSHADQSLLTSFVITPMAFLGGTFFPLDRLPAWAQTVLSVLPLTHASHAIRSTAFGQSPDWQSYVVLAVAGLLFFLLALGTVNKARD; via the coding sequence ATGCAAGGATTCATCGCCGTTTATTTACGCGAAGTACTGATTCTCAAACGCCGTTTCAAACGCCAGATCGCCGGTATGGCCGTATCGCCTTTGCTTTATCTGATCGCCTTTGGCTATGCCATGGGAGGGGCGGTGCGGGTCGATGGTCGCTCTTACCTGGAATTCCTCATCCCCGGCCTGATTGCCATGAGCAGCATGACCCAGAGCTTCGGCATCGCCACGGACATCAATGTGGCCCGCTTTTACTGGTATATTTTCGAAGAGTTCCAGGCCGCGCCGATTCGTAACGTCGCCTATGTGGCCGGAGAGGTGCTGGCCGGCATGACCCGGGCGCTCTTGGCCATCGGTGTTATCCTCATATTGAGTCTTTTTTTTGGTGTCCGGCTGAATTACGGGCCACTGCTCTGGGTTGCCGTGCTGCTCAACAGTTTTGTTTTCGCCTCCCTGGCCGTGGCCCTGGCCATGCTGGTCAAATCCCACGCGGACCAAAGTCTCTTGACCAGTTTTGTGATCACGCCCATGGCCTTCCTGGGCGGGACCTTTTTTCCTCTTGATCGTCTCCCCGCATGGGCACAGACGGTGTTGTCGGTTTTGCCGCTGACCCACGCTTCGCATGCCATTCGCAGTACGGCCTTTGGACAAAGTCCCGATTGGCAGTCTTATGTCGTGCTGGCGGTTGCGGGCCTTTTGTTTTTTTTGCTGGCGTTGGGGACGGTTAACAAGGCGCGGGACTGA
- a CDS encoding MotA/TolQ/ExbB proton channel family protein, translating into MNLFPAFQTVLYTISTALLYPVVLALILLCLWLLIYTGGFFAEWVKRRRLTGNVEQAMSFIHKEKHLPKELTGKLPFCVIDYADKVSALSQTGDLFLMEKLESFNQETQLVMFKEVDRMRLIVRVGPSLGLMGTLIPMGTGLAGLTQGNMAQLSSNLILAFTTTVVGLALGITAHYFSTTREQWVMDDLRQINLITEAMAKGINP; encoded by the coding sequence TTGAACCTGTTTCCCGCCTTTCAAACTGTTTTATATACCATTTCAACGGCACTGCTCTATCCGGTGGTGCTGGCACTGATTTTACTTTGCCTGTGGCTGCTCATTTATACGGGCGGTTTTTTTGCTGAGTGGGTGAAACGCCGGCGGCTGACCGGCAATGTGGAACAGGCCATGAGCTTTATCCACAAAGAAAAACATTTGCCCAAAGAACTGACCGGGAAATTGCCTTTTTGTGTGATAGACTATGCAGACAAGGTGTCGGCACTTTCCCAAACCGGTGATCTGTTTTTGATGGAAAAGCTGGAATCCTTCAACCAGGAAACCCAGCTGGTCATGTTCAAGGAGGTGGACCGGATGCGGCTCATCGTCCGGGTGGGGCCAAGTCTGGGCCTGATGGGAACACTGATCCCCATGGGCACCGGGCTTGCGGGCCTGACCCAGGGCAACATGGCCCAGCTCTCCTCCAATCTGATCCTGGCTTTTACAACCACGGTGGTGGGCTTGGCTTTGGGCATCACCGCCCATTATTTTTCAACCACCCGGGAACAATGGGTCATGGATGATCTGCGGCAGATCAACCTGATCACCGAAGCCATGGCAAAAGGAATCAATCCATGA